From the Bacteroidia bacterium genome, one window contains:
- a CDS encoding ATP-dependent RecD-like DNA helicase, producing MMNSYEHDDSRAKGETQGQQTLKGVLERVTWSSPDSAFIVARLRVDGELFPVTVVGEMMSPSVGDDFILTGTWEEHQKYGRQFHFTSYELEYPTTGEGIIRYLSSGLIRGIGKALAARIVDHFGSETMEVMNTRIERLLEIDGIGEKKLSAIRKAWDAQRGVQHVMLFLKAHGISTAFAVRIYRVFGANAVHVIRDDPYRLAQEVEGIGFTTADSIARGMGILADDPRRLLAGASYVLGEAARRDGHCCLPVDEFIHHAANLMGTDADSFASALREATARGLVIEEGDMVYVPELFHAERAIASALRRAHNEIWNGLDHLALDDALKRIEQRHEISYNAQQVEAIHKCIAGPVCILTGGPGTGKTTTLLGLLQLATELDMRCAVCAPTGRAAKRITEMTGIEARTIHRLLEFDPMVLGFQRNQDNPIEADLLVVDEMSMVDCTLFAALLAARPPGCRIVLVGDADQLPSVGPGTVLRDLIACAEIDTVVLKLIFRQKTHSSIVTNAHRVRDGFMPVFDKRRIDGGETFFREVEQGENIAHLIRDLVAERIPRELDCDPMRDIQVLSPMYNTTAGVTNLNHVLQQALNAGARVLMQRGDRVFRAGDKVMQTRNDYEKDVYNGDIGYVRSYDEDEQTLRVLFDGRAVEYAPEDTDALVLAYAITIHKSQGSEYRVVLLPVVTQHRIMLRRTLLYTAMTRAKHMLVLLGQRSAVSMAVNTAREHLRYSGLLEQLRLALR from the coding sequence CGTTGGTGAAATGATGTCTCCGTCTGTGGGAGACGACTTCATTCTGACCGGGACGTGGGAGGAGCATCAAAAATACGGCAGACAGTTTCATTTCACATCCTATGAGCTCGAATATCCGACGACCGGTGAAGGAATAATCCGCTATCTTTCGTCGGGTCTCATCAGGGGCATAGGGAAAGCGCTCGCAGCCCGTATCGTTGATCATTTCGGCAGTGAAACGATGGAGGTGATGAATACGCGCATCGAACGACTGCTGGAAATCGACGGCATCGGTGAAAAAAAATTGTCGGCGATACGCAAAGCGTGGGATGCCCAACGCGGTGTGCAGCATGTCATGCTGTTCCTCAAGGCGCATGGAATCAGCACGGCGTTCGCGGTACGGATCTACCGTGTATTTGGTGCCAATGCCGTCCACGTCATCCGGGACGATCCGTACCGCCTCGCGCAGGAGGTGGAGGGAATAGGATTTACCACCGCAGACAGCATCGCACGGGGAATGGGGATTCTCGCGGACGACCCGAGACGGTTGCTCGCCGGCGCCAGCTATGTGCTGGGCGAGGCGGCCCGTCGTGACGGCCACTGCTGTTTACCGGTGGACGAGTTCATTCACCATGCGGCGAACCTCATGGGCACGGATGCCGATAGCTTTGCCTCCGCACTGCGGGAGGCAACAGCGCGGGGTCTGGTGATCGAGGAGGGCGACATGGTCTATGTGCCGGAGCTGTTCCACGCCGAACGCGCGATCGCGAGTGCACTCCGCCGCGCACACAACGAAATCTGGAATGGTCTGGATCATTTGGCGCTCGATGATGCTCTCAAACGGATTGAGCAGCGACATGAAATCAGCTACAATGCGCAGCAGGTGGAGGCGATACATAAATGCATCGCAGGTCCCGTCTGTATTCTCACCGGAGGACCGGGAACCGGAAAGACCACGACGCTGCTGGGATTGCTGCAACTGGCCACCGAGTTGGATATGCGCTGCGCCGTCTGTGCGCCCACGGGCAGAGCGGCAAAGCGCATCACCGAGATGACGGGCATCGAGGCCCGCACCATCCACCGACTTCTGGAGTTCGATCCAATGGTGCTTGGCTTCCAGCGTAACCAGGACAACCCGATAGAAGCGGACTTGCTCGTCGTCGATGAAATGTCCATGGTGGACTGCACCCTGTTCGCGGCACTGCTTGCGGCGAGACCGCCGGGTTGCCGTATCGTACTCGTCGGAGATGCGGATCAGCTCCCCTCCGTTGGTCCGGGAACGGTGTTGCGCGATCTGATCGCGTGCGCTGAAATTGACACCGTGGTGCTCAAACTCATTTTCAGACAAAAAACGCACAGCAGCATCGTCACGAACGCGCATCGCGTCCGAGATGGATTCATGCCCGTGTTCGACAAGCGGCGCATTGACGGGGGAGAAACGTTTTTTCGGGAGGTGGAGCAGGGTGAGAACATCGCCCATCTCATTCGTGATCTTGTGGCAGAGCGCATCCCCCGAGAGCTGGATTGCGACCCCATGCGTGACATACAGGTGCTCTCGCCCATGTACAATACGACGGCCGGCGTCACCAACCTCAATCATGTGTTGCAACAGGCGCTCAATGCCGGAGCCCGTGTGCTGATGCAGCGGGGCGACCGTGTGTTCCGTGCCGGTGACAAGGTGATGCAGACACGCAATGATTATGAGAAAGACGTGTACAACGGCGATATCGGGTATGTACGATCATATGACGAGGATGAGCAGACGCTCCGCGTGCTCTTCGATGGGAGGGCGGTAGAGTACGCGCCGGAGGACACCGATGCTCTCGTCCTCGCCTATGCCATCACGATTCACAAAAGCCAGGGCAGCGAGTACCGCGTGGTGCTGTTGCCTGTCGTTACGCAGCATCGCATCATGTTGCGACGCACCCTGCTGTACACGGCAATGACACGGGCAAAGCACATGCTTGTGTTGCTCGGACAGCGTTCAGCGGTTTCGATGGCCGTGAACACCGCGCGCGAGCACCTCCGCTATTCCGGACTTCTCGAACAGCTGCGACTCGCCCTGCGGTAA
- a CDS encoding pyridoxal phosphate-dependent aminotransferase: MTSAPQLSRRAALMPASPIRKLVPLGDEAKKRGTHVYHLNIGQPDIETPVEFFDAVRGFQEKVIAYGNSQGIRPFIESLQQYYQTLDIPLRYDDILITTGGSEAIMFSMMAIAEPGEEIIVFEPFYTNYNGFAIMAGITLVPIATEAGDGFHLPAQDVIESHITPRTRGIIICNPNNPTGTVLREDELDTIRDVSLRHGLYVLSDEVYREFVYEGRAKSVLEIEGLEQQAIVMDSLSKRYSLCGGRMGCVISRNRGFMDVMLRFGQARLCSATLEQIGSAALVAEGAKYFDSMIAEYRGRRDATYDELLAIPGVLCRKPSGAFYIMAQFPVDDIEALASWMLTDFSDGGETTMIAPGPGFYASAGRGLNEARLAYVLNDTSCRRAVELIGKGIAEFNSVNRKD; this comes from the coding sequence ATGACATCCGCACCTCAACTATCCCGCCGCGCAGCTCTCATGCCCGCATCGCCCATCCGGAAACTCGTCCCCTTGGGCGATGAAGCGAAGAAGCGCGGGACACATGTCTATCATCTCAACATCGGGCAGCCCGACATCGAGACGCCGGTCGAGTTTTTCGACGCCGTCAGGGGTTTCCAGGAAAAAGTGATTGCCTACGGCAACTCGCAGGGGATACGCCCGTTCATTGAAAGTCTGCAGCAGTACTATCAGACGCTCGACATTCCGCTGCGATACGACGACATCCTCATCACCACCGGTGGTTCCGAGGCCATCATGTTCTCCATGATGGCGATTGCGGAGCCCGGCGAGGAGATCATCGTATTCGAGCCGTTCTACACGAACTACAACGGTTTCGCCATTATGGCCGGGATCACCCTGGTCCCCATCGCCACGGAAGCCGGGGATGGTTTCCATCTTCCCGCACAGGATGTTATCGAGTCGCATATCACCCCGCGCACGCGTGGCATCATCATCTGCAATCCCAACAATCCCACCGGTACGGTGCTGCGGGAGGACGAACTCGATACGATCCGCGACGTATCTCTCCGGCATGGGCTGTACGTGTTATCGGATGAAGTCTATCGCGAATTTGTGTATGAAGGCCGCGCGAAAAGCGTCCTCGAGATCGAGGGTCTCGAACAGCAGGCCATCGTCATGGACAGTCTCTCGAAGCGGTACAGTCTCTGCGGTGGACGCATGGGCTGCGTCATCAGCCGCAATCGCGGCTTCATGGACGTGATGTTACGCTTTGGCCAGGCCCGACTTTGCTCGGCCACACTTGAGCAGATTGGATCCGCGGCGCTGGTCGCCGAAGGAGCGAAGTACTTCGATTCGATGATCGCGGAATATCGCGGACGGCGCGATGCAACATATGACGAACTTCTCGCCATACCCGGTGTACTGTGCCGCAAACCCAGCGGCGCGTTCTACATTATGGCGCAATTCCCGGTTGACGACATCGAGGCCTTAGCATCTTGGATGCTGACAGATTTCAGTGACGGAGGCGAAACCACCATGATCGCACCGGGTCCCGGCTTCTATGCGTCAGCCGGCCGCGGGCTCAACGAAGCACGGCTCGCATACGTGCTGAATGACACCTCCTGTCGCCGTGCGGTAGAACTCATAGGAAAGGGCATCGCCGAGTTTAACAGCGTGAACAGAAAGGACTGA
- a CDS encoding sterol desaturase family protein, with translation MLINTVVFLLTFTAMEFWAAFVHRVVYHGVLWSVHRSHHRARRTGVFERNDLFVLLHAIAAASIVVAGLFLGSDLLAAAGFGITAYGIAYFIVHDGYIHARLPVAWLDHFAVFRRIKVAHLYHHTGDPCTHFGLFFWNRRYGRPSPSSTV, from the coding sequence ATGCTGATCAATACGGTGGTTTTTCTCCTGACGTTCACCGCAATGGAGTTCTGGGCGGCTTTCGTGCATCGTGTCGTCTATCATGGCGTCCTCTGGTCGGTACACCGTTCGCATCACCGTGCAAGAAGGACCGGAGTATTCGAGCGGAACGATCTGTTCGTCCTTCTGCACGCCATCGCCGCGGCGTCGATAGTCGTTGCCGGACTGTTCCTGGGCAGCGACCTGCTCGCTGCTGCGGGTTTCGGGATCACTGCATACGGTATTGCGTATTTCATCGTGCATGACGGATACATCCATGCGCGGTTGCCCGTCGCCTGGTTGGATCACTTCGCCGTTTTTCGCCGGATCAAAGTCGCACATCTCTACCATCATACCGGTGACCCTTGCACGCATTTCGGTTTGTTTTTCTGGAACCGTCGCTACGGGCGTCCCTCACCATCATCAACAGTGTAG
- a CDS encoding insulinase family protein produces the protein MKLTSHHTLSLVSSGAPQRSILPNGLRVITEHVPGVHSLAVGIWVNAGSRDEAPDVSGISHFIEHMVFKGTSGRKTHHIAQYLEAVGGYVNAYTTKDSTCYYARILRPHLGRALNLLADIVMNATLPEREIEKEKQVIIEEMRGADDDPEDLLHDRFEELLYGKHPLGQPVIGREHTVRSFTRDVLRDFITRHHSASNIIVTAAGAVDHESVCTVCARELSSLPEGVPIRRRKPRKIYGGSDTSTRAIQQTHIILGTSAEGYAGDTRMAQQVFSALLGEGMSSRLFQRIRERHGFAYNVYSFVNPYTDVSTLGVYLAVEQGREQRAVDLVRREIEELAVKPVSMRELNRAKEQVIGSMLLGLESMSSRMTRLGKDELGPGRDVPLSLLVRNIRELSPDDMRTIATAFFANEGPAVAMLLPRE, from the coding sequence ATGAAACTCACTTCACATCACACCCTTTCTCTCGTTTCATCGGGCGCACCGCAGCGGAGCATCCTGCCGAACGGCCTTCGCGTGATCACCGAACACGTACCCGGTGTGCATTCCCTGGCCGTCGGAATCTGGGTGAATGCGGGGAGCCGTGATGAAGCACCGGACGTCAGCGGGATTTCTCACTTCATTGAACACATGGTGTTCAAGGGAACCAGCGGCAGAAAGACGCATCACATCGCACAGTATCTTGAGGCGGTCGGTGGATACGTAAATGCCTACACCACGAAGGACAGCACGTGTTACTATGCCCGCATACTCCGGCCACACCTGGGGCGCGCACTGAATCTGCTTGCTGACATCGTGATGAACGCCACGCTCCCGGAAAGGGAGATCGAGAAAGAGAAACAGGTGATTATCGAGGAGATGCGTGGCGCAGACGACGATCCCGAAGATTTGTTGCATGACCGTTTCGAAGAGCTCCTGTACGGAAAGCATCCGTTGGGACAACCGGTCATCGGCCGCGAGCACACCGTCCGATCCTTTACGCGCGATGTCCTGCGGGACTTTATCACGAGGCATCATAGCGCATCGAATATCATTGTGACGGCGGCTGGGGCGGTGGATCACGAAAGCGTATGTACCGTATGCGCGCGCGAACTCTCGTCGCTGCCCGAGGGCGTACCGATCCGGCGACGCAAACCGCGGAAGATATACGGCGGGAGTGACACCTCCACCCGCGCCATACAGCAGACCCATATCATCCTGGGCACGTCGGCTGAGGGATACGCAGGGGACACACGCATGGCACAGCAGGTATTCAGCGCATTGCTCGGGGAAGGCATGAGCAGCAGGTTGTTTCAGCGCATTCGGGAACGGCACGGCTTTGCGTATAACGTGTACTCCTTCGTCAATCCGTACACGGACGTATCCACCCTGGGGGTCTATCTTGCGGTGGAGCAGGGGCGTGAGCAGCGCGCCGTGGATCTCGTGCGGCGTGAAATTGAGGAACTCGCTGTCAAGCCTGTATCCATGCGCGAACTCAACAGGGCGAAGGAGCAGGTGATCGGCAGCATGTTGCTTGGCCTGGAAAGTATGAGCTCACGCATGACGCGGCTTGGCAAAGATGAGTTGGGCCCCGGACGGGATGTCCCTTTGTCACTGCTCGTTCGCAATATCCGCGAGCTGTCGCCGGATGATATGCGTACCATCGCGACTGCGTTTTTCGCGAATGAGGGACCCGCGGTTGCGATGCTTCTCCCTCGGGAGTAG
- a CDS encoding 2Fe-2S iron-sulfur cluster-binding protein — MITITIDGKQIQTDPSKTIIEAAFENGIYVPHFCWHPGLSISGNCRMCLVEIENMPKQVIACSTRCMEGMVVHVNSEKAINAREAVMEFILINHPLDCPICDEAGECKLQDYAYKYSVGESRFDEEKEHKRKRDELGPHVMFDAERCISCSRCIRFCEDIVGYPQLTFVERGDKVTIETFPGKSLDNPYSMNVIDICPVGALTSKDFRFKSRAWDMSDTPTLCTGCARGCNVDMWVRQNAILRLTPRENQEVNNFWMCDHGRLESWRHVNADTRIDQPMLRKEGALLAVDWDEAYAAVASELKSYSGEQIAVIASAFDTCEANYLAARFAKEVLRTPYLDILPHVVPGDQDAFLLREDKTPNSAGARLVGVQPKDDAHALPGIIDGLRSGRIKAAVVLDGRAAEYPGLLDALAKAQYVVAVVSNTSAVTDVAGAVLSAATFAEVLGTMINCDGQLQLLRPAIATAENERWAGGFAMSRLDKFGSEFDRWGKSKKYDARTTARILSNLAMLLGSKWKYDHPEDIFEEMSGVIEPLKDLTYERIGRWGVRLWGPAPQHLLPYIYTDVHP; from the coding sequence ATGATAACCATCACCATCGACGGCAAGCAAATTCAGACCGACCCTTCGAAAACCATTATCGAAGCGGCATTCGAGAATGGCATCTACGTTCCGCATTTCTGCTGGCATCCGGGACTCTCCATTTCGGGGAATTGCCGCATGTGTCTCGTGGAAATCGAGAACATGCCCAAGCAGGTGATCGCCTGTTCCACCCGATGCATGGAAGGCATGGTCGTGCATGTCAATTCGGAGAAGGCCATCAATGCCCGTGAGGCCGTGATGGAATTTATCCTCATCAATCATCCGCTGGACTGCCCGATCTGCGACGAGGCGGGTGAATGCAAGCTGCAGGACTACGCCTACAAATATTCGGTGGGTGAGAGCCGCTTCGACGAGGAAAAGGAGCATAAGAGGAAGCGTGATGAACTTGGCCCGCATGTCATGTTCGATGCGGAGCGCTGTATCTCCTGCTCCCGCTGCATACGTTTCTGTGAGGACATTGTCGGTTACCCGCAGCTCACCTTTGTGGAACGCGGAGACAAGGTGACCATCGAAACCTTCCCGGGAAAATCCCTCGACAATCCGTATTCGATGAACGTTATCGATATCTGTCCCGTCGGCGCCCTCACCAGTAAGGATTTCCGCTTCAAGTCGCGTGCCTGGGACATGTCCGACACACCGACTCTGTGCACCGGGTGCGCGCGCGGTTGTAACGTGGATATGTGGGTGCGGCAAAACGCCATCCTGCGCCTCACACCGCGCGAGAATCAGGAAGTCAACAACTTCTGGATGTGCGACCACGGTCGCCTCGAGAGCTGGCGTCACGTCAATGCCGACACGCGTATTGACCAGCCCATGCTGCGTAAGGAAGGCGCGCTGCTTGCAGTGGATTGGGACGAGGCCTACGCCGCCGTCGCCTCCGAACTGAAGAGCTATTCCGGAGAGCAAATCGCTGTGATCGCCTCGGCTTTCGACACCTGTGAAGCGAATTACCTCGCGGCACGTTTCGCAAAGGAGGTGCTCAGGACGCCGTACCTCGACATCCTGCCGCACGTCGTTCCGGGCGATCAGGACGCGTTTCTGCTTCGCGAAGACAAAACGCCGAACAGCGCCGGTGCACGGCTCGTAGGTGTTCAACCGAAAGATGACGCCCACGCATTGCCGGGAATCATTGACGGCCTTCGGAGCGGACGAATCAAAGCCGCCGTGGTGCTTGACGGGCGTGCCGCGGAGTATCCTGGTCTGCTTGACGCTCTCGCGAAGGCACAATACGTAGTCGCTGTGGTCAGCAATACATCCGCTGTGACGGACGTCGCCGGTGCGGTGCTTTCCGCTGCGACTTTTGCGGAAGTGCTGGGTACCATGATCAATTGCGACGGGCAGCTTCAGTTGCTGCGGCCTGCCATCGCGACAGCGGAAAATGAGCGTTGGGCTGGTGGATTCGCGATGAGCAGGCTGGACAAGTTCGGCAGCGAATTCGACCGATGGGGGAAAAGCAAAAAGTATGATGCCCGTACCACCGCGCGAATTCTTTCCAACCTCGCCATGTTGCTCGGGAGCAAATGGAAATACGACCACCCCGAGGACATTTTCGAAGAAATGTCCGGAGTCATCGAGCCGCTCAAAGATTTGACGTACGAGCGCATCGGACGCTGGGGTGTGCGCCTGTGGGGCCCGGCACCGCAACATCTGCTCCCATACATTTACACTGACGTGCATCCCTGA
- a CDS encoding PAS domain S-box protein: MFKKKRPLSLDTLKLSNPQKVAVAKLLAQQKNKYKKLLHEAHERMHIIADLSSSLEFWYNVNGNYEFVSPSCETILGYPAEDFLQEGLRLEALVHADDAERFRKDKARALLGESDSDVEYVFLAKDGTPRWMLMTWNPVKTRRGKHIGVRISLDDITAYKRCQYFSNAYRRLMLNISDELKETAIFSINPEGEIQSWNTSAARLFGYSRDEVTGKDFIMLFGGDVDLEQELPDLTSMDCNARITRRMTFHPKKGSDFIEEITFLALCDQTDALHLVTCLIHLSTVK, encoded by the coding sequence ATGTTCAAGAAAAAACGACCACTGAGTCTTGATACACTGAAGCTGTCCAACCCGCAAAAAGTTGCGGTTGCGAAGCTCCTCGCTCAGCAGAAGAACAAATACAAAAAGCTTCTGCATGAGGCGCATGAACGCATGCATATCATCGCGGATCTTTCGTCCAGTCTCGAGTTCTGGTACAATGTGAATGGAAACTACGAATTCGTCAGTCCATCCTGTGAGACGATATTGGGGTATCCCGCCGAAGATTTTTTACAGGAAGGGCTGCGCCTCGAGGCATTGGTGCATGCCGATGACGCAGAACGGTTCCGAAAAGATAAAGCACGTGCGTTGCTCGGGGAATCGGACAGCGATGTGGAGTACGTGTTTCTGGCCAAGGACGGGACTCCCCGATGGATGCTGATGACCTGGAATCCGGTGAAAACAAGACGCGGGAAACACATCGGAGTGCGCATCAGTCTGGACGACATCACCGCATACAAGCGATGCCAGTATTTTTCGAACGCGTATCGCCGCCTGATGCTGAATATCAGCGACGAATTGAAGGAGACGGCGATTTTTTCCATCAATCCGGAAGGCGAAATACAGTCATGGAACACCAGCGCGGCGCGGCTTTTCGGGTACAGCAGAGATGAAGTGACCGGCAAGGATTTCATCATGCTTTTTGGCGGGGACGTTGATCTTGAACAGGAACTGCCGGATCTGACGTCTATGGACTGCAACGCACGTATCACCAGGCGCATGACGTTTCACCCGAAAAAGGGATCGGATTTCATCGAGGAGATAACGTTTCTGGCGCTCTGTGACCAGACAGATGCGTTACATCTCGTTACCTGCCTGATCCACCTCTCCACGGTGAAATAG
- the nuoI gene encoding NADH-quinone oxidoreductase subunit NuoI, translating into MSTQAVNKYELTFWEKIYIPEILKGMKITLEQMLKKKETREYPEEKWVPPPSFRGAPVLVLEENGVERCVACGLCSRVCPALAIEVQAAETELEKERYPVLFEINMLRCIFCGFCEEVCPEEAIVMSQTYELAFRNYSDAIFGKDKLLTPVEELRPRLEYLRAHR; encoded by the coding sequence ATGTCGACACAGGCCGTCAATAAATATGAACTCACCTTCTGGGAGAAAATCTACATCCCCGAAATCCTGAAGGGGATGAAGATCACGCTCGAACAGATGCTGAAAAAGAAGGAGACGCGCGAATACCCTGAAGAAAAATGGGTGCCGCCGCCTTCGTTTCGTGGTGCTCCCGTCCTGGTACTCGAGGAGAACGGCGTAGAACGCTGCGTCGCCTGCGGTCTGTGTTCGCGTGTCTGTCCCGCCCTCGCCATCGAAGTGCAGGCGGCGGAAACAGAACTGGAAAAAGAGCGCTATCCCGTCTTGTTCGAGATCAACATGCTGCGCTGCATATTCTGCGGATTTTGCGAGGAGGTATGTCCGGAAGAGGCCATTGTCATGAGCCAGACCTATGAGCTCGCTTTTCGCAATTACAGCGATGCAATTTTCGGCAAGGACAAACTGCTCACTCCCGTGGAGGAGTTGCGTCCGCGTCTCGAGTATCTGAGGGCGCATCGTTAA
- the nuoH gene encoding NADH-quinone oxidoreductase subunit NuoH — MDLTDILITLTKIVLVFTVVLLTVAELVYTERKISAWIQNRVGPNRVGWRGLLQPYADVIKLLLKEDIVPVAANRFIHTLAPIISIGVAFSTLAVVPFAGQTFTLFDREISLVIADVNIGILYILALTSMGVYGLTLSGWASNNKYSLLGGLRSSAQMISYELSMGLSVIGVVLVAGSLQLTEIVEAQAGWKWNIILQPVGFITFLVAAFAETNRTPFDLPEAEPELVGGYHTEYSSFKFALFFLAEYANMITASAVVTTLYLGGWQVPYLELLHLPVWANIAAQILAFVIKVAFLLFIFQWVRWSVPRFRYDQLMDLGWKVMLPIALLNVMVTAAVMLLM; from the coding sequence ATGGATCTGACCGACATACTCATCACCCTCACGAAAATCGTGCTGGTGTTCACCGTAGTTCTGCTGACGGTAGCGGAACTCGTGTACACCGAGCGCAAAATCAGCGCGTGGATACAGAATCGCGTCGGACCGAATCGTGTCGGCTGGCGCGGTTTGCTGCAGCCCTATGCCGATGTGATCAAGCTGCTGTTGAAAGAGGACATTGTCCCCGTCGCTGCCAACCGCTTCATTCACACTCTTGCGCCGATCATTTCCATCGGAGTTGCGTTCAGTACGCTCGCCGTCGTGCCTTTCGCCGGACAGACGTTTACGCTGTTCGACCGCGAGATCTCGCTCGTCATCGCCGATGTCAATATCGGCATTCTGTACATCCTCGCTTTAACCTCCATGGGGGTCTATGGTCTCACCCTGAGCGGATGGGCGTCCAACAACAAGTACTCGCTACTCGGCGGATTGCGCTCCTCGGCGCAGATGATCAGTTACGAGCTGTCCATGGGTTTGAGCGTCATCGGTGTCGTGCTTGTCGCCGGCTCACTGCAGCTCACCGAAATCGTCGAAGCGCAGGCCGGATGGAAATGGAATATCATACTGCAACCAGTCGGCTTCATCACCTTTCTGGTTGCGGCGTTTGCGGAAACCAACCGCACTCCATTCGATCTTCCCGAAGCGGAGCCCGAACTGGTTGGCGGGTACCATACGGAGTACAGCAGCTTCAAGTTCGCCCTCTTTTTCCTTGCGGAATACGCGAACATGATCACCGCCAGCGCGGTGGTAACGACGCTGTACCTCGGCGGGTGGCAGGTCCCGTACCTGGAACTCCTGCATCTTCCGGTCTGGGCAAATATCGCGGCACAAATCCTGGCGTTCGTGATCAAGGTGGCGTTCCTGCTCTTCATTTTTCAATGGGTACGTTGGAGCGTGCCGCGCTTCCGCTACGATCAGCTTATGGATCTCGGATGGAAAGTCATGCTCCCGATCGCCTTGCTGAACGTCATGGTCACCGCTGCTGTCATGCTTCTGATGTAA